One part of the Bacillus sp. FJAT-27916 genome encodes these proteins:
- a CDS encoding CAP domain-containing protein: MIFILAGTLYFSIQKEEPDDQALIEDNSVNQEDQQEKKKESIESFTDEDTNPKQGLSTWIGRTGEDLIEDIGEPDRVDLSAYGYEWWVYNESLSSYVQFGVDEDNKIVTLFSSAEEVNLYPFYIGQEVDSLYKKLNMSSFVEVEYSGTTYRFELSEEDLHYRPLVKLGDIYAQVYLDKFLGEISGVRYLDKETLVLHRPYELTYRGKLHEAPEPSENEWRQIESGSEAQVLDLTNIIRVRAGLSPLDSDKGAAEVAYLHSEDMMENDYFSHESLDGSTLADRLKDGDVSYTTAGENIAANYSDAVAAVEGWLNSKGHRENILNKDYTQLGVGVYHKYYTQNFIGIR; encoded by the coding sequence TTGATTTTCATTTTGGCCGGAACCCTGTATTTCTCCATCCAGAAGGAGGAACCGGATGATCAGGCATTAATCGAGGATAATTCCGTTAACCAAGAGGACCAACAAGAAAAAAAGAAAGAATCGATAGAAAGTTTTACTGATGAAGATACCAATCCAAAGCAAGGACTTTCAACGTGGATAGGGAGGACGGGGGAAGATTTGATTGAGGATATAGGAGAGCCGGATCGTGTCGATTTATCTGCCTATGGGTATGAATGGTGGGTTTATAATGAATCACTCAGCAGCTATGTGCAATTCGGGGTAGATGAAGATAATAAGATTGTCACGCTTTTCAGTTCAGCAGAAGAAGTGAATCTCTACCCGTTTTATATAGGTCAGGAAGTGGATAGCCTTTATAAGAAGCTGAATATGAGCAGCTTTGTGGAGGTTGAATACAGCGGCACAACCTATCGCTTTGAATTATCTGAAGAAGACCTGCATTATCGTCCTCTTGTGAAATTAGGGGATATTTATGCACAGGTGTATTTGGATAAATTCTTGGGGGAAATATCCGGCGTTAGATATTTGGATAAAGAAACGCTCGTTCTTCACCGTCCATATGAATTGACCTATCGGGGCAAGCTGCACGAGGCACCTGAACCGAGTGAGAATGAGTGGAGGCAGATTGAGTCTGGCAGTGAAGCCCAAGTGCTGGATTTGACTAATATTATTCGTGTACGTGCGGGTCTGTCACCTTTAGATTCGGATAAAGGGGCCGCTGAAGTAGCCTATTTGCATAGTGAGGATATGATGGAAAATGATTATTTCTCTCATGAATCCTTAGATGGAAGTACATTAGCCGACCGGCTGAAGGATGGTGATGTCTCCTACACGACAGCTGGCGAAAATATAGCAGCCAACTATTCGGATGCTGTTGCTGCCGTTGAGGGATGGCTTAACAGCAAGGGG